The following coding sequences lie in one Dysgonomonas mossii genomic window:
- a CDS encoding TonB-dependent receptor, with amino-acid sequence MKTILFVFISLFSISVFSQQKHSLKGTVIDKGDRSPIPYASIIVKGTTIGTQTDEEGRFSIENLLPGPYTLLVSFVGYKAEQTPEYLLTVKDLQITVELEENTNELADVNVYPMPFRRSIESPVGLHVISTQEIEKSPGANRDISRIVQSYPGVAFSPGGYRNDLIVRGGGPSENSFFLDGIEIPNINHFSTQGASGGPVSIISADLIKEVNFYTAAFPSYSSDALSSVVSFKLADGNPEKQSFKGTLGASEASATANGPLSKKTTYTVSIRRSYLQLLFDLIGLPFLPTYNDALFKIKTQLSPTNELTFIGVGAIDDMKLNNKATTEDAEYILGYLPTIKQETFTLGAVYKHYNKRNRQTLALSHSYLNNRNTKYQDNLNNDPDMLRLKYKSLEQESKLRFENLTPLGKWKINTGLNIDYVQYSNNSFQVFFNNDEETSLQYDTQLSFFKWGLFSNIDYVSTNERFKSSFGIRLDAASYSHNTKQIFNQVSPRLSLSYRLIANLNANANIGRYFQLPPLTAMGLKDNNGMFVNKGLDYMRVDQVSAGFNYQSIKNFEISLEGFYKYYNNMPLSVKDGIPLMSKGDDYGAIGNELLVSDARGKSYGVELLARWVVARKVNVLSSFTLFKSQFAKKEGKYLPSAWDNGYIFNLTGTYYFNSNWSLGAKIKSIGGAPFTPYDKDKSSLVLAWNASGKPYLDYTQYNTLRNPSYTQLDLRVDKIFYLKKYMLGLYLDLQNVTRSSFRRQDVIVSTGNIINPQAPIEEQRYEMKNLKRSSASIIPTIGVTFEF; translated from the coding sequence ATGAAAACGATTTTATTTGTATTTATATCACTCTTTAGTATTAGTGTATTCTCTCAGCAGAAGCATTCATTAAAGGGAACAGTCATAGACAAAGGAGACAGAAGCCCTATTCCTTATGCCAGTATAATAGTAAAGGGTACGACTATTGGTACACAGACAGATGAAGAAGGGCGTTTTTCTATTGAAAATCTATTACCCGGACCTTATACCCTTCTAGTATCATTTGTTGGGTATAAAGCTGAACAAACCCCTGAATATTTATTGACAGTAAAAGATTTACAAATAACCGTTGAATTAGAAGAAAATACGAATGAGTTAGCCGATGTAAATGTCTATCCGATGCCTTTCAGGCGTTCTATTGAAAGCCCGGTTGGATTACATGTTATAAGTACACAGGAAATAGAGAAAAGCCCTGGAGCTAACCGCGATATATCGCGCATTGTACAATCTTATCCGGGTGTAGCTTTCTCGCCAGGAGGTTATCGAAACGATTTAATTGTAAGAGGTGGTGGGCCTTCCGAAAACAGTTTCTTTCTGGATGGTATAGAAATACCTAACATTAATCATTTTAGTACACAAGGAGCTTCTGGAGGGCCTGTAAGTATCATAAGTGCAGATTTGATCAAGGAAGTAAACTTCTATACAGCAGCTTTTCCATCGTACAGTAGTGATGCATTAAGCTCTGTCGTAAGTTTCAAATTAGCTGATGGGAATCCTGAAAAGCAATCTTTCAAAGGAACTTTAGGTGCATCGGAAGCTTCTGCAACAGCCAATGGACCTTTAAGTAAAAAGACAACATATACCGTATCTATAAGGCGATCTTATCTGCAACTTCTTTTCGATCTCATAGGACTCCCTTTCTTGCCAACATACAATGATGCCCTGTTCAAGATAAAAACTCAATTGTCACCTACTAACGAGCTTACATTCATAGGTGTTGGTGCAATAGATGATATGAAGCTAAATAATAAAGCTACTACCGAAGATGCCGAATACATACTGGGTTATTTGCCGACTATAAAGCAGGAAACTTTTACCTTGGGGGCAGTTTATAAGCATTACAACAAACGTAATAGACAGACTCTAGCTCTCAGCCATAGTTACCTGAATAACCGTAATACGAAATATCAGGACAACTTGAATAACGACCCTGATATGCTAAGGTTAAAATACAAATCATTGGAACAAGAATCGAAACTTAGATTCGAGAACCTTACGCCGCTTGGTAAATGGAAAATTAATACAGGACTAAATATAGATTATGTGCAATATAGCAATAATAGTTTTCAGGTATTTTTTAATAATGATGAAGAAACGTCTCTCCAATATGATACACAACTAAGCTTTTTCAAATGGGGTCTATTCTCGAATATAGATTATGTCTCAACAAATGAGAGATTCAAATCATCTTTTGGAATAAGGTTAGATGCAGCTTCCTATTCACATAATACCAAGCAAATATTCAATCAGGTTTCGCCCCGTCTGTCTTTATCATATAGGCTTATAGCTAATTTGAATGCCAACGCTAATATCGGACGTTACTTCCAGCTTCCACCTCTTACAGCAATGGGATTGAAAGATAACAATGGTATGTTTGTAAACAAGGGATTGGATTATATGCGTGTTGATCAGGTATCGGCAGGCTTCAATTATCAGTCGATAAAGAATTTCGAAATATCTTTAGAAGGTTTTTATAAATATTACAACAATATGCCTTTATCTGTGAAAGACGGCATTCCTTTGATGAGTAAGGGGGACGATTACGGAGCGATAGGGAACGAACTGCTTGTATCGGATGCAAGAGGTAAAAGCTATGGTGTGGAATTATTAGCAAGATGGGTAGTCGCTCGTAAAGTAAATGTTTTATCTTCATTTACTTTATTCAAAAGTCAATTTGCAAAAAAAGAAGGCAAGTATCTTCCTTCGGCTTGGGATAATGGATATATATTTAATCTTACAGGAACCTATTATTTTAATTCAAATTGGAGTCTAGGAGCAAAGATAAAGTCGATAGGTGGAGCACCTTTTACTCCTTACGATAAAGACAAATCCTCGCTGGTTTTGGCTTGGAATGCTTCGGGAAAACCTTATCTCGACTATACTCAATACAATACTTTGCGTAACCCTTCATATACTCAGCTAGACTTGAGAGTAGATAAAATTTTTTATCTGAAGAAGTATATGCTTGGTCTTTACCTCGATTTACAGAATGTAACACGAAGTTCGTTCAGAAGACAAGATGTAATTGTAAGTACGGGAAATATCATAAATCCGCAAGCACCAATAGAAGAACAACGTTACGAGATGAAAAACTTGAAACGTTCGAGTGCATCTATAATCCCTACCATTGGAGTGACATTTGAATTCTAA
- the nhaA gene encoding Na+/H+ antiporter NhaA has translation MTEEKKEPIDKVVQPIQKFILQEKAGGIVLGLSVIIAMILANSSWSEDYFHFLEHKLGFVFNGIPFFEYNIHHWINDGLMAVFFFVVGLELKREIVGGELSNPRKALLPIGAAIGGMLVPALIYISLNPSGEVHHGWGIPMATDIAFALGILYLLGNKIPISLKVFLTALAIVDDLGAVLVIAFFYTSDISFISLATGFGFTFIMFVGNKMGVRSILFYAILGILGVWTSFLLSGVHATIASVIAAFMIPADVKIRENLFVERIKKYLNKFREVDPKSEIPTLTNDQLHLLEEIKIDTNKAIPPLQRLEHRMHPLVTFVIIPIFALANAGVSLNIDIEQLFSTNIALGVALGLLLGKVLGVVGFTLLLIKLKVAPFPEGMNVHNLLGISLLASIGFTMSLFITSLAFTHPEYMVQAKIGIFAASIIGGMLGYMTLSRSIKRK, from the coding sequence ATGACAGAAGAAAAAAAAGAACCCATAGACAAGGTTGTTCAGCCCATTCAAAAATTTATATTACAGGAAAAGGCAGGAGGGATCGTTCTTGGGCTAAGTGTTATAATTGCAATGATTCTTGCTAATTCTTCTTGGTCGGAAGATTATTTTCATTTTTTAGAACATAAATTAGGATTTGTATTTAATGGAATTCCTTTTTTTGAATATAATATCCATCATTGGATCAACGATGGCCTGATGGCCGTATTTTTCTTTGTTGTTGGGCTAGAACTTAAACGGGAAATAGTAGGAGGGGAGCTGTCCAATCCTCGTAAAGCTCTTTTACCAATTGGAGCAGCAATAGGAGGCATGCTTGTTCCCGCACTCATCTATATAAGTCTTAATCCATCAGGAGAAGTCCATCATGGCTGGGGTATTCCGATGGCTACTGATATTGCTTTTGCCCTGGGTATTTTGTATCTGTTGGGGAACAAAATACCTATATCGTTGAAAGTCTTCCTTACGGCTCTCGCCATTGTTGATGATTTGGGAGCTGTTTTGGTTATTGCATTTTTTTATACCTCCGATATCTCTTTTATAAGCCTTGCCACAGGTTTCGGCTTTACTTTTATCATGTTTGTTGGCAATAAAATGGGAGTCAGAAGTATTTTGTTTTATGCTATATTGGGAATTCTTGGGGTATGGACATCATTCTTGTTATCGGGTGTTCATGCTACAATAGCTTCTGTTATTGCAGCTTTCATGATTCCTGCCGATGTCAAAATAAGAGAAAATCTATTTGTTGAACGAATAAAGAAATACCTGAATAAATTTAGAGAAGTCGATCCAAAAAGTGAAATTCCGACACTTACAAATGATCAGTTACATCTACTCGAAGAAATAAAAATAGATACGAATAAAGCAATTCCTCCGTTGCAACGCTTAGAGCACAGAATGCATCCTTTAGTGACTTTCGTTATAATTCCGATATTTGCTTTAGCGAATGCGGGAGTTTCCCTAAACATTGATATAGAGCAGCTATTCAGCACAAATATAGCTTTAGGTGTGGCACTAGGTCTGTTATTAGGGAAAGTGTTGGGAGTTGTAGGTTTTACGCTTTTACTTATTAAATTAAAGGTTGCTCCTTTTCCAGAAGGAATGAATGTGCATAACCTACTAGGTATAAGCCTACTCGCATCTATCGGTTTTACCATGTCATTATTTATCACATCACTCGCATTCACCCATCCTGAATATATGGTACAAGCAAAAATTGGTATTTTTGCAGCTTCTATTATAGGCGGAATGTTAGGGTATATGACATTAAGTCGTTCCATAAAACGGAAATAA
- a CDS encoding YciI family protein, with the protein MKDFLLIFRLNKDSEIKPSPEQVKERMEWFSSLMKQNKVSDKGNTLSPLGAKTIHSNGNIANSAHSEGTEIVTGYVVINAETIDEAVEIAKANPIFKIGGSVEVREVAKFIKGND; encoded by the coding sequence ATGAAAGATTTTCTATTGATATTCAGATTAAATAAAGATTCGGAGATAAAACCATCTCCAGAACAAGTGAAAGAAAGAATGGAATGGTTCAGTAGTCTAATGAAGCAGAATAAAGTATCCGATAAAGGAAATACCTTATCCCCCTTAGGAGCAAAAACAATTCATTCGAATGGAAATATTGCAAATAGTGCTCACTCAGAAGGCACAGAGATTGTAACAGGATATGTAGTCATAAATGCAGAAACAATTGATGAGGCAGTAGAGATTGCCAAAGCGAATCCTATTTTTAAAATTGGCGGTAGTGTGGAAGTTCGAGAAGTTGCCAAATTCATAAAAGGGAACGATTAA
- a CDS encoding helix-turn-helix domain-containing protein: MIKEYSMADALPDNALSKSFFIRHFESGENVEIEWPHSHSFFSFVWFTHGSGFYVIDSEEYTIKPQRVFYVAPKQIHNWSFYDNVQGYIIFIDQLAGLDMNLSYSSPYIDIDNIDVSLHLSILEDINKELLYKDDASEENIKAGLLYYSRLLYRIAKRKQVKTYQSNTLIEQFKELILSDYSKLYTISHYANKLNVREEKLNETCKRILGISSKQYLLNLKITEAKRLLIYSDYNISEITYLIGFDDSSYFARIFKKKTGLSPSTFLKKYRKQP, encoded by the coding sequence ATGATAAAAGAATACTCTATGGCAGATGCTCTTCCTGATAATGCCTTATCAAAATCATTTTTTATAAGGCATTTCGAATCAGGGGAGAATGTAGAGATCGAATGGCCTCATAGCCACTCTTTTTTTTCTTTTGTTTGGTTTACTCATGGAAGTGGATTTTATGTGATTGATTCTGAAGAATACACAATAAAACCACAGAGAGTATTTTACGTTGCTCCTAAGCAGATTCATAATTGGAGCTTCTATGATAATGTACAAGGATATATTATTTTTATAGACCAATTAGCCGGGTTAGATATGAATTTGAGCTATAGCTCTCCTTATATTGATATCGATAATATTGATGTGTCACTTCATTTATCTATTCTTGAAGATATTAATAAAGAGTTGCTTTATAAAGATGATGCATCAGAAGAAAATATAAAAGCCGGGCTCTTGTACTATTCTCGCTTATTATATAGGATAGCCAAAAGGAAGCAGGTAAAAACATATCAAAGTAATACACTAATAGAGCAATTTAAAGAGTTAATTCTATCCGATTATTCGAAATTATATACAATCTCTCATTATGCAAACAAACTAAATGTACGAGAAGAGAAATTGAATGAAACATGTAAAAGAATACTAGGTATCTCATCCAAGCAATATCTACTTAATCTTAAAATAACTGAGGCTAAACGGCTATTGATATACTCCGACTACAATATAAGTGAAATCACTTATCTGATCGGATTTGATGATTCTTCATATTTTGCCCGAATTTTTAAGAAAAAAACAGGACTTTCTCCTAGTACTTTTCTTAAAAAGTACCGAAAACAGCCCTAA
- a CDS encoding efflux RND transporter permease subunit, producing the protein MHKFVENIIAFALRNHILVLFLTCILAIAGVICFQNTPIEAYPDVTNTRVKLIAQWPGRSAEEVEKFVTLPIMQQLNTIPRKTDVRSTSLFGLSVITVLFEDGVDDFFAQQYASNRMQDLDLPEGVELSIEPPSGATGEIFRYVLKSDLPVREVAAINSWVVERELLSVSGVATIASFGGEEKILEVKVNPAELANYNLSPLDVYEAVERSNINVGGDVIQKGSQAFVVRGIGLLESIEDIENILIEVKGSSPIRVKQVAEVGISSKPRLGQVGLNDDDDVVQGIVIMLRGQNPSEVIVHLKEKIAELNERILPDNVKIEPFLDRTNLVNATVHTVLRNLLEGILLVSLVVFIFLFNWRTSLIVASVIPLSFLFAIIMLRIQGLPANLISMGALDFGLLLEGTLVIVESVYVAMEKRSHDLGSRFNPMLKGGLIRKSAGSVASYIFFAQIILVVALFPIFSFQKVEGKMFQPLAFTLGYALLGSLILSLTYVPVMCKLLLTKSVKEKTNFVSRFFTRVLYNMFAFASRHRIQTIVVFLVILTTCVIRFSFWGTEFIPQMNEGAIYVRATLPNSINLDESVRITKEMKKKLKSFEEVDFILTQTGRPNDGTDATGFFNIEFHTELKPEKEWKHKISKDDLIAQMQDSLNIYPGVVLAFSQPIQDNVEEYVAGVKSSLVIKIFGSDLRQLEDLADQTAATIKNIRGIEDVNVFHSIGLPELRIKLEESHMARYAVSMKDVQTVVEMAIGGKAATSFYENERTFDVMVRFQKEFRDNEDKIGNILIPTMDGKQVPLKEIASIDFITGPAFIYREGSSRYVGVGFSIRDRDLGSTIDEAQKAVGQNIKLKSENKMVWAGEFESQQRATKRLTFIIPAALLMIIFLLYMNFMTVKDTLIAVSAMPFAFIGGFVSLWLTGTVFGISAGIGFIILFGIVSIDSILLVTLMKKKVQQTHNLRTAINEAVSQRVRPVLMIALMGSMGLLPAALSTDMGSEIQRPLAIMIVGGIIICMILSFTVLPQVFYFAYRRDKRLRKE; encoded by the coding sequence ATGCACAAATTTGTTGAGAATATTATTGCATTTGCACTACGTAACCACATATTAGTACTTTTTCTAACGTGTATACTCGCAATAGCAGGAGTTATTTGCTTCCAAAACACCCCTATAGAAGCATATCCGGACGTCACTAACACACGCGTGAAATTAATCGCTCAATGGCCAGGGCGAAGTGCCGAAGAAGTTGAAAAATTTGTCACTTTACCTATCATGCAGCAACTAAATACCATCCCTCGTAAAACAGATGTACGTTCGACTTCCCTTTTTGGCTTGTCTGTAATTACTGTTCTATTCGAAGATGGGGTTGATGATTTCTTTGCCCAACAATATGCGTCTAATAGGATGCAAGATCTCGACCTCCCTGAAGGTGTAGAATTATCAATAGAGCCACCTTCGGGTGCTACAGGTGAAATTTTTCGTTATGTTCTCAAGAGTGATTTGCCTGTACGCGAGGTAGCTGCTATCAACTCTTGGGTCGTAGAGCGTGAATTATTATCTGTGTCGGGAGTAGCAACAATAGCCAGCTTTGGTGGAGAAGAAAAAATTCTAGAGGTGAAAGTAAATCCTGCTGAGCTTGCAAACTATAACCTTTCCCCTTTGGATGTATATGAAGCCGTTGAGCGAAGTAATATAAATGTTGGTGGTGATGTAATACAAAAAGGAAGCCAAGCATTTGTTGTTAGGGGGATAGGCTTGCTTGAAAGTATAGAAGATATTGAGAATATACTCATTGAAGTAAAAGGCAGCTCACCTATACGTGTAAAACAGGTTGCCGAAGTGGGTATATCCTCTAAACCGCGTTTAGGACAAGTCGGTCTAAATGACGACGACGATGTGGTACAAGGTATTGTAATTATGTTGCGAGGGCAAAACCCCAGTGAGGTGATTGTTCATCTGAAAGAAAAAATAGCAGAGCTTAACGAGCGTATCCTGCCTGATAACGTGAAGATAGAGCCTTTTCTTGACCGTACTAACCTTGTGAATGCAACCGTGCATACCGTTCTTCGCAACCTACTCGAAGGTATTTTGTTAGTATCACTCGTGGTCTTCATATTTCTTTTCAACTGGCGTACATCACTCATTGTGGCATCCGTCATCCCATTATCATTCTTGTTTGCCATTATCATGCTGCGTATACAAGGTTTGCCTGCAAATCTCATATCGATGGGAGCCCTAGATTTCGGGCTGTTACTGGAAGGAACACTGGTTATTGTCGAAAGTGTATATGTCGCAATGGAAAAGCGATCGCATGATCTGGGTAGCCGTTTTAATCCGATGCTGAAAGGTGGATTGATCCGCAAAAGCGCCGGAAGTGTAGCTTCATACATCTTTTTTGCACAGATAATATTGGTAGTTGCACTATTCCCTATATTTTCGTTTCAGAAGGTTGAAGGAAAAATGTTTCAGCCGCTGGCCTTTACCTTAGGTTATGCGCTATTAGGTTCACTTATTTTGTCATTAACGTATGTGCCGGTTATGTGTAAATTATTATTGACAAAATCGGTAAAAGAGAAAACCAATTTCGTAAGTCGTTTCTTTACCCGAGTTTTATACAATATGTTTGCGTTTGCAAGTAGACATCGTATACAGACTATAGTGGTATTTTTAGTAATACTAACCACTTGCGTTATTCGTTTTTCATTCTGGGGCACTGAATTCATTCCTCAGATGAACGAAGGTGCAATATATGTGCGAGCTACGCTACCCAACAGTATTAATTTGGATGAATCGGTACGCATAACAAAAGAAATGAAAAAGAAACTTAAAAGCTTTGAAGAAGTTGATTTTATTTTAACGCAAACGGGACGTCCAAACGATGGAACTGATGCTACCGGATTTTTCAATATAGAATTTCACACAGAACTGAAACCTGAAAAAGAGTGGAAACACAAAATAAGTAAAGATGATCTGATAGCACAAATGCAAGACTCATTAAATATCTATCCGGGTGTTGTATTGGCATTCAGCCAACCCATACAAGACAATGTAGAAGAATATGTTGCCGGTGTAAAGAGCTCTTTGGTTATAAAAATATTCGGCTCAGACCTACGTCAGCTTGAAGATTTAGCTGATCAAACAGCAGCAACGATCAAAAACATACGAGGGATAGAAGATGTTAATGTATTTCATAGTATTGGACTGCCCGAACTCCGCATAAAGTTAGAAGAATCGCATATGGCACGTTATGCTGTATCTATGAAAGATGTACAAACGGTTGTTGAAATGGCGATAGGTGGTAAGGCTGCGACATCTTTCTATGAGAACGAACGTACATTTGATGTGATGGTGCGTTTTCAAAAAGAGTTTAGGGACAATGAAGATAAAATAGGGAATATTCTTATCCCGACAATGGATGGCAAACAAGTCCCGCTGAAAGAAATAGCTAGTATTGATTTTATTACCGGACCTGCATTTATCTACCGTGAAGGTAGCAGCCGTTATGTAGGAGTTGGTTTTAGTATACGAGACAGGGATTTGGGATCGACTATAGACGAAGCTCAAAAAGCTGTTGGACAAAATATAAAGCTTAAATCTGAAAATAAAATGGTATGGGCTGGCGAATTTGAAAGCCAACAACGCGCCACAAAACGTTTGACATTTATTATTCCGGCTGCACTTTTGATGATTATATTTCTATTATATATGAACTTCATGACAGTGAAAGATACGCTGATAGCCGTAAGTGCTATGCCATTTGCATTTATCGGCGGTTTTGTATCTTTATGGTTAACAGGTACAGTCTTCGGTATATCGGCAGGCATCGGATTTATTATCTTGTTCGGTATCGTTTCTATAGATAGCATCTTGTTGGTAACACTCATGAAGAAAAAAGTACAACAAACGCATAACCTCCGCACAGCAATCAATGAAGCCGTATCTCAACGTGTACGACCGGTTCTGATGATTGCCCTAATGGGGTCGATGGGGCTACTTCCCGCAGCTTTATCTACCGATATGGGTTCTGAGATTCAACGCCCGTTAGCTATAATGATTGTAGGTGGAATAATTATATGCATGATTCTTTCTTTTACAGTATTACCTCAAGTATTTTATTTTGCTTATAGAAGGGATAAAAGACTACGAAAAGAATAG
- a CDS encoding efflux RND transporter periplasmic adaptor subunit, which translates to MITKKILLFTLTILFLSLVSCTGNGEANSDKQAEIVPAFYSSVKTVKAAYETRIEMLTLTGQVEYDSDKVINYYPLTEGVAGRVYFSLGDKVEKGQALLDIHSKDLSELQSEQSSLQAEIRIIERELKSAREMFKDKMLSEKELLEIETKLKQTQTSLSKVKNDMQLFGSDKGNGIFSIKAPMSGYIVSKNVTSGSTLSSDNGTLFTIADLSTVWVVVNVYAGNLQLVKEGMDVNFTTLSYPNETFEGKINLMSQVFDPEDKVLKARIIISNKDLKLKPGMSTIVYLKNEVGEKNIAIPSDALIFDKDHYFLIIKNTDGNFQIREVFLKGHSGQVSYIKSGLSEGEEVVTSNHLLIYSGLNNK; encoded by the coding sequence ACGATTCTTTTTTTATCGCTTGTTTCCTGTACAGGGAATGGAGAAGCTAATTCCGATAAACAAGCAGAAATTGTTCCGGCTTTCTATTCGTCAGTAAAGACTGTAAAGGCAGCATACGAAACGAGGATAGAAATGTTGACTCTTACAGGACAAGTAGAATATGATTCAGATAAAGTAATCAATTATTATCCTCTAACTGAGGGAGTAGCTGGCAGGGTTTATTTTTCACTCGGAGATAAAGTTGAAAAAGGACAAGCACTGTTAGATATTCATAGTAAGGATTTATCTGAGTTACAAAGTGAGCAAAGCTCTCTACAGGCTGAAATACGTATCATAGAGCGTGAACTTAAATCTGCCAGGGAGATGTTTAAAGACAAGATGCTTTCGGAAAAAGAGTTGTTGGAAATAGAAACTAAACTCAAACAAACACAGACTTCCTTATCAAAAGTAAAAAATGATATGCAGCTATTCGGCTCAGACAAGGGAAATGGGATCTTTTCTATAAAAGCTCCTATGTCCGGATATATTGTATCCAAAAACGTAACATCAGGAAGTACATTATCTTCCGATAACGGCACTCTTTTTACGATTGCCGATCTATCCACAGTGTGGGTAGTGGTTAATGTATATGCCGGTAACCTACAGCTGGTAAAGGAGGGAATGGATGTAAATTTTACAACATTGTCTTATCCTAATGAAACATTCGAAGGTAAGATCAACTTGATGTCACAAGTTTTTGACCCTGAAGATAAAGTCTTGAAGGCAAGAATTATTATATCGAATAAAGACCTGAAGTTGAAACCCGGAATGTCTACTATTGTTTATCTGAAAAATGAAGTTGGAGAGAAAAATATAGCTATCCCTTCTGATGCATTAATATTCGATAAAGACCACTATTTTCTTATAATAAAAAATACCGATGGTAATTTTCAGATAAGAGAGGTCTTTTTAAAAGGGCATAGCGGACAGGTATCTTATATAAAATCAGGATTATCTGAAGGAGAAGAAGTTGTGACCTCAAACCATTTACTAATATATTCAGGGCTTAACAATAAATAA